TATTTTCCTGTATCCTGTTTCACCGGCGGCTGCATTGGCAAAGTTGCGTTTGCCGGATTTTGATTAGTCACTGTCGGTAAAATCGCTGCCGGAGACGAAGCGCGTTGACGCTCCATTTCCTCGGCGACAACGTTCTGATCCACGGGTTTGCCTTTATCCATGTAGCTCACTAACAAGGCTAATCCTAAAAAGACGGCTGCGAGTACAGTTGTCGCTTTTTGTAAGAAAGATGCGGCGCCGCGGCCTCCGAAAACCGTTCCCATGCCACCGCCCCCGCCGCCGAACACACCGGCCATTCCGCCGCCTTTACTGGATTGCAACAAAATGACGATCATGAGCAGCACTGATACAATAAAATGAATAACAATTAAAAAAGTTTCCATCTTTACCTCGAAAATTAATTTCCCATATTCTCCGCGATCTCGATCATCTGAACAAAAGAATCAACTTTGAGACTGGCGCCACCAATTAAACCGCCGTCGATATTGTTTTGTTTCAAAAGAGATTCGATATTGTTCGGTTTCGCGCTACCGCCGTACAAAATAGCTACGTTTTCCGCCGTATTTTCATCAAAAATCGATTTGATCAATTGCCGAATAAATGCATGCACTTCTTCTGCCTGCTCCGGAGTCGCTGTCATTCCGGTGCCGATTGCCCAGACTGGCTCATAAGCGATAAGTATTCGCTCCATCTGCGACGCGTTCAGCCCGGCTAACCCGTTTTTGATTTGAGTCGAAACGACATCCTGCATTTTGCCGGATTTCCGTTGTTCCAGGGTCTCGCCGACGCAGACGATGGGAGTCAGACAGCAGGTCTGCAAGACGCGTTTGATTTTTTTGTTCACGGTATCATCGGTTTCGCCGAAATATTGGCGCCGTTCAGAATGACCGATGATCACATACTGGCAGCCAGCGCTTTCGATCATTTCTGCGGAAACTTCGCCGGTATAGGCTCCGGAAATTTCCCAATGAACATTCTGCGCGCCCACATTTGCTTTGCTCTCCTGCAGAATATCAGCGACCGGAGACAATGAAATAAAACTGGGGCAAACTATTATTTCGGTTTTATCGAATGACAGAATCTTATCTTTCAACTCACGTGCAAAGGCAACCGCTTCTGTTTTTGTCTTGTTCATCTTCCAGTTGCCGGCAATATATATTTTTCGCATTCCAGCGCTCAATCTATTTTTATTAAATGATTTTCAGTGATTTAAAACATTTTTGCCAACAAATCTACGACGCGATTGGAATAGCCCCACTCATTGTCGTACCAGGAGATAACTTTCACCATGTTGCCGCCCATGACAAGAGTCGATTGCGCGTCGAAAATGCTGGAATGACGATTGCCAATTATATCGACAGAAACCAGCGGTTCCTCGCTGTATTCTAATAAACCATTTAGCTCGCCTTCCGCCGCCGTTTTCATGGCAGCATTGATTTCTTCTACCGTGGCTGAAGTTTTGAGCTCTGCGACCAGATCTACTACTGAACCGTCCGCCGTGGGAACGCGCATGGACATGCCGTTCAATTTTCCGTCCAGTTCAGGAATGACCTTGCCTACGGCTTTTGCCGCACCGGTTGTCGTCGGAATGATGGACATGCCGGCGGCGCGGGCGCGACGCAGGTCTTTGTGCGGCAAATCCAAAATTCTTTGGTCATTTGTGTAAGCGTGCACCGTTGTCATTAAGCCGCGCACTATGCCAAATTTGTCGTTGAGAACTTTGACTATGGGGGCCAGACAATTTGTGGTGCACGATGCATTGGAAACAATCTGGTGTTCGTCTTTTAAATGACTATCGTTAACGCCGAGCACAATTGTGGCGTCAATTTCGTCTTTTGCCGGAACAGTCAAAACAACTTTTTTGGCGCCAGCTTGCAAATGTCTGGCAACTTCATCGCGTTTGCGGAAAACGCCGGTGGACTCGACAACCGCTTCCACGCCGATTTCTTTCCAGGGAAGCTCCGCCGGATTCCTGATTGCAGAAACTTTGATGGTTTTGCCGTTCACGATTATCGCATCGTCTGTGGCTTTCACTTCGCCATTAAATTTTCCATGAACAGAGTCATATTTCAACAAATGCGCTAATGTTTTTGCGTCGGTAATATCGTTGATGTGGACAACTTCAAATTTTTCTCTTGTTAATAATTCACGAAAGACTAATCGTCCGATTCGACCAAATCCATTAATTCCAACTTTGACTGCCATAATTCATCTCCTTCTAAACTCTCATTAAAGTCACGCTTTATTTGCACTTCCTAGTATTTTAATTTTGTTTTTCACGATTTCTTTGATATAAGAACGTCCGGCGCCAACGATTTTGCGCGGATCAAAAATTTCTGGTTTTTCCGTCAAAATCTCGCGTACGCCCGCCGTGAACGCCAGTCGCAAATCTGTGTCGATATTCACTTTGGTAATTCCCAGCGAGATCGCTTTTTTGATATCTTCCGCAGGAACGCCTTTGGCGGCGCCTAAATTCGCACCGTATTTATTCGCTTTTTCCAGCACTTCCGGGATGACGCTGGAAGCGCCGTGCAAAACGAGCGGCACATTCACTCGATCGCGAATTTCTTTCAACCGATCAAATGCTAGTTTTGCTTCTCCCTTAAACTTGTAAGCGCCATGCGAAGTTCCGATGGCAATAGCTAATGTGTCGCATTCGGTCTCTTTAATAAATCGTACTGCTTCATCAGGGTTCGTCAACCGCGCGTCTTTTTCATCGACAGAAATGTTATCTTCAATCCCGCCCAGTCGTCCCAATTCCGCCTCGACAGAAATTCCGACGGCATGGCAAATTTTGACAATTTCTCGGGTAAGGGCAACATTTTCGTCAAATGGCGCGTGAGAACCGTCGATCATAATTGACGTCCAGCCGTTTCGAACACAGCCAACAATTAAGTCATAATCCGTGCCGTGATCCAAGTGCAGACTCACGGGAATTTTTGCTTTTTGAGCCATGATACGCACAATAGAAGAAAGCACGTCGATGCCGCTGTATTTTATCGCGCTGGTGGAAGTGGCGACAATCACCGGCGCATTCATTTCTTCGTGAGCTTCGATAATCGCTTGCGTAATTTCAATGTTGCTGGTATTAAAAGCGCCTATCGCGTATTTTCCTTTTTGTGCCGCTGCCTGAATTTCTTTGTTCGTTACTAACATTTCGCACTCCTGTTCAAAAATTCATCTCATTACTTCACGTCGTTCGTTCCATCGCTACAAATTTTAATGATGGTTCGCGGACAATAAAAATTGACGTATATTATAAGAAAAAAAACGGTAAATGTCAAGAAAATTCTCTGAGGAGTTAGCAGTGCGCATTGCGGGAAAAGAATAATAATGCGAATGATCAGTTACCATAAAACCTAAAACCCTAATTCACTGATTTTAAAAGGCTAACGCCTAAATTTCCTTTTGGCACCGGAATTAAGTCGTAAGATTTTTATTATTTTTCTTCAATGCTCTGAGCGAAAATTTTCAACTTGTCGTTCATATTAATATTTTCAAAAATAAAAATAATAACTTTGGGCGCAAAATAAATCCGCTCGCTTTCGGATGAAATTGAAAAAATCAGGCTTTGGCAACGGTGAAGACGTAAATTGCTTCTGGCGCCAATTTCCGTAATTCCTTGGCGCAGGCATTCATCGTCGCACCCGTCGTCAACACATCGTCGATGAGAATGATCGTTTTTCCGGACAACGGCTCCGATGATCGAACACAAAAAGCGCCGCTGACATTTTTGACTCTTTCCTTTGGTCCCAGTTCAGTCTGCGTCTGCGTGTAACGAATGCGCTGCAATATCGAATTGTCAAACGGGATTGCAGTTTTTTCGCGAATAAATCGGCAGATCATTTCGGATTGGTTGTAACCTCGCTCGCGCTGGCGTGTTTTGTGCAACGGCACTGGAATGAGAAGCGAGTTCGCCGGACTAAAATTGAGCTGACGTAATTTTACGGACATGAAACGGGCGATCGGCTTTGCCAACCGCCAATATTCGCTGTATTTGAAATAATGAATGAGATTTTGCACGTTCTCGTCAAATGCCCAGAGTGAAAACGCGTTGTCAAAACCGATGTCTGACTGCAGAGAATTTTTCACGCATTCCGTGATGACCTCGCCCGTTCCTGCGGCCGGAAACTGCTGAAGACAATGCTCGCAAACCAATTCGTCCGTTTCAATGCAATTTCGGCACATCAAGCAGAAACGTGGCAGCAAAAAATCAAGAATTGGGCGAAAGAGATAGGCTGTTTTGGGCTTGACAGACATGACACGAGAAAAAAATTTATTTTGTCCGAATCATAATCCATTCAAAAAGACGCCCGGTGATTGACCATCCCGGGCGCCTGTGGAAGATAATTTTACAAACCAAAATTGTAGGCAAACGCCACTCGCGGAGAGAATCGCTCCTGAACTTTGTACTTGCCCTGAACTTCGTCAAATTGGAATGTGTAATAATAATCGAGAAACATGATCAAGTATGGTTTGATTTTGTAGCCGATACCGACTCTGGCGATGGAGCGATCGTTCAGCGTGAAAATATCTTTCCCTTTTTCAATTCCCATTTTGTCGTACGTCGCTTGAATGGCAATCATGGGAACATTTTCTTTAGTCTCCGCAGCTAAATGAAGCGCGCCGCTGTTGGGAGTGTCGTCCAGCCGCTGATAATTTCCGACCAGACGAATGGTATTCAAGATGTGTCCCGCGAGTTCGCCGAACACGCCCTTGGTTTCTTCCTGAACCAGCGCCAGGGATTGGCTCTTGCGATATCCTGTGCCTGGCTGAAAACGCTGTACTTCGTAAAAGGCATCAAAATAGGATGGCACAAATTCCTTGCCTAACATTCTTCGTTCCAATCGGGCAGTGACTTCCGCGATGCCCGGAAAAATGTGCCAATCGGCGGCAATGCCGAAAGCTGTTCCGGAACCGAAAGTATCCAATTTCGCCCAGTCGAAATAGGTGTAGGTTTTGAACATTTCAAAATTGATCAGCGGCAATTCGACATCGAAACCGAAGGCATTGAAACTGTCATCCGAACTGCGGGATTTGTCAGGATCGGTATCAGAGATGAAAGTGGCGCCGAATGTTAAATTTTTGATTATCGGAATGTCGATCACAGGGCGCAATGGTCGCACAAATGCCCTGCCGCCGATAATTTCCAACCTGCCTAAATTGCTTGTCACAGATTCAAAGCCGTAAGTTCCGAAGTCAATATCCAGCGCCAGCCCAATTTTTCGCTCATCGTAGCTGGCGGCATTGGTGTAATAATTCATGAGAAAACCGTGACCTAACCGAGCCGCGTCGAGGGTGCCGATTTTTGTGTAAAAATTGTCGCCCTTCCTGCCGTAGCGCAGATAGCGAATCAACCGCAGCCAGTCGTAATCTTCATCCCAGTCAGCAGCGCGAATGGCGCCATTTTGTGTGTTGTACAGCAAATTGATATTCAACCCGACGCCGAATTTTCCCAACGCGATGTCCGGAGCGAGATTGATAGTGATGTACGATTGATCGTCAATCACCGTCATTCCGAACGCGCCGTAGAAACTTCCGCTATTTTCCTCGGGGTAAAATGTTTGTCCTACAACTGTCTGATTTGCGAAAATAATAAAGAGGGTCACCAAAAGGATAGAAATTCTTTTCATGAGGAGTTCCTTTCTGATAATTTTTTCGGAAAGAATTTAGGAAAATATAGAAATAATCAATTAAAAAGTCAAGCAGTATTTTTGCTAACGCCTGCCTGGAAATATTTTGAAAAAATATCAGAAAAGGTACCGCAAAGCACCCGCAATTTTTAAATTTTAAAAATTGAAAATACGTTAAATTCCTAATTTTTTTTCTTGCATTTTAAAATAAAATTCCGTATAATTGCGTTTGTGCAAATTACAATCGGTAATATTTATTGATTTGAGATATTGTAAGGAGAAGTTATGGCGAAGCAATGTGACATTTGTGGAAAGAAGCCACAGGTCGGAAATCATGTGAGTCATGCCCACAATTTGAACAAGCGCCGGTTCAATCCGAATATACATAAAATGAAAATTATGGATAACGGAACCGTGAGGCACGCTAATGTCTGCACGCGCTGTTTGCGCTCGGGCAGAGTGACGAAAGTTGTGTAATTTTTTGGACGGGCTTCGGAGTGAATGTGGAAATGAAAAAAGTACCAATTGTTTGGTACTTTTTTTATGACCAAAAATTATTTGTCCCGCTAAAAAACGGTTTTCCCCTCATCTGATTTTTAAGGGAGGCAATTGTTATGAGCCGAATACGTCTTTTTTTCATCCTTCTTCTGTTAACTTCAATCTTCTTCAGTTGCGCGCCTTACAAAATGAAAGCCATTCGCGCTAATCGGGATCACCGCTACGATCTGGCGATTGAGTACAGTTTGACTCATTTAAAATCACATCC
The sequence above is a segment of the Calditrichota bacterium genome. Coding sequences within it:
- the fba gene encoding class II fructose-1,6-bisphosphate aldolase, translated to MLVTNKEIQAAAQKGKYAIGAFNTSNIEITQAIIEAHEEMNAPVIVATSTSAIKYSGIDVLSSIVRIMAQKAKIPVSLHLDHGTDYDLIVGCVRNGWTSIMIDGSHAPFDENVALTREIVKICHAVGISVEAELGRLGGIEDNISVDEKDARLTNPDEAVRFIKETECDTLAIAIGTSHGAYKFKGEAKLAFDRLKEIRDRVNVPLVLHGASSVIPEVLEKANKYGANLGAAKGVPAEDIKKAISLGITKVNIDTDLRLAFTAGVREILTEKPEIFDPRKIVGAGRSYIKEIVKNKIKILGSANKA
- the rpmB gene encoding 50S ribosomal protein L28 encodes the protein MAKQCDICGKKPQVGNHVSHAHNLNKRRFNPNIHKMKIMDNGTVRHANVCTRCLRSGRVTKVV
- the secG gene encoding preprotein translocase subunit SecG, with product METFLIVIHFIVSVLLMIVILLQSSKGGGMAGVFGGGGGGMGTVFGGRGAASFLQKATTVLAAVFLGLALLVSYMDKGKPVDQNVVAEEMERQRASSPAAILPTVTNQNPANATLPMQPPVKQDTGK
- a CDS encoding triose-phosphate isomerase codes for the protein MRKIYIAGNWKMNKTKTEAVAFARELKDKILSFDKTEIIVCPSFISLSPVADILQESKANVGAQNVHWEISGAYTGEVSAEMIESAGCQYVIIGHSERRQYFGETDDTVNKKIKRVLQTCCLTPIVCVGETLEQRKSGKMQDVVSTQIKNGLAGLNASQMERILIAYEPVWAIGTGMTATPEQAEEVHAFIRQLIKSIFDENTAENVAILYGGSAKPNNIESLLKQNNIDGGLIGGASLKVDSFVQMIEIAENMGN
- a CDS encoding ComF family protein, yielding MVCEHCLQQFPAAGTGEVITECVKNSLQSDIGFDNAFSLWAFDENVQNLIHYFKYSEYWRLAKPIARFMSVKLRQLNFSPANSLLIPVPLHKTRQRERGYNQSEMICRFIREKTAIPFDNSILQRIRYTQTQTELGPKERVKNVSGAFCVRSSEPLSGKTIILIDDVLTTGATMNACAKELRKLAPEAIYVFTVAKA
- the gap gene encoding type I glyceraldehyde-3-phosphate dehydrogenase, translated to MMAVKVGINGFGRIGRLVFRELLTREKFEVVHINDITDAKTLAHLLKYDSVHGKFNGEVKATDDAIIVNGKTIKVSAIRNPAELPWKEIGVEAVVESTGVFRKRDEVARHLQAGAKKVVLTVPAKDEIDATIVLGVNDSHLKDEHQIVSNASCTTNCLAPIVKVLNDKFGIVRGLMTTVHAYTNDQRILDLPHKDLRRARAAGMSIIPTTTGAAKAVGKVIPELDGKLNGMSMRVPTADGSVVDLVAELKTSATVEEINAAMKTAAEGELNGLLEYSEEPLVSVDIIGNRHSSIFDAQSTLVMGGNMVKVISWYDNEWGYSNRVVDLLAKMF